In Apus apus isolate bApuApu2 chromosome 5, bApuApu2.pri.cur, whole genome shotgun sequence, the following are encoded in one genomic region:
- the FOXA1 gene encoding hepatocyte nuclear factor 3-alpha, translating to MLGTVKMEGHETSDWNSYYADTQEVYSSVPVSNMNSGLGSMNTYMTMNTMTTSGNMTSSSFNMSYANTGLGAGLSPGAVAGMPAGSAGPVNGMPAGVAAMGTALSPGGINAMSAQPAPMNGLSPYGGMNPCMSPMAYTQSNLGRTRDAKTFKRSYPHAKPPYSYISLITMAIQQAPSKMLTLSEIYQWIMDLFPYYRQNQQRWQNSIRHSLSFNDCFVKVARSPDKPGKGSYWTLHPDSGNMFENGCYLRRQKRFKCEKPANSKAPQEGRKDQAGASSSSSNSPLHRGHNKPSQLDTATSLSSSNPSTSPQSMDQSGSSTELKTSASAASSTISSVPALASVPHPPHSLAHEPQLHLKGDPHYSFNHPFSINNLMSSSEQQHKLDFKAYEQALQYSSYGASIPGGLPLGSASMAGRSSIEPSALEPSYYQGVYSRPVLNTS from the exons ATGTTAGGGACTGTGAAAATGGAAGGGCATGAAACCAGCGACTGGAACAGCTACTACGCCGACACTCAGGAG GTCTATTCCTCGGTGCCCGTGAGCAACATGAACTCGGGGCTGGGCTCCATGAACACCTACATGACCATGAACACCATGACAACGAGCGGCAACATGACCTCCAGTTCCTTCAACATGTCCTACGCCAACACGGGGCTGGGGGCCGGGCTGAGCCCCGGCGCCGTGGCCGGCATGCCAGCGGGCTCTGCGGGGCCGGTGAACGGCATGCCAGCCGGCGTGGCCGCCATGGGCACGGCGCTGAGCCCTGGCGGCATCAACGCCATGTCGGCCCAGCCGGCCCCCATGAATGGGCTGAGCCCCTATGGCGGCATGAACCCCTGCATGAGCCCCATGGCCTACACCCAGTCCAACCTCGGCAGAACGCGGGACGCCAAGACCTTCAAGCGCAGCTACCCCCACGCCAAGCCACCCTACTCCTACATCTCGCTCATCACCATGGCCATCCAGCAGGCGCCCAGCAAGATGCTGACGCTAAGCGAGATCTACCAGTGGATCATGGACCTTTTCCCCTATTACCGACAGAACCAGCAGCGCTGGCAGAACAGCATCCGCCACTCGCTCTCCTTCAACGACTGCTTCGTCAAGGTAGCCCGCTCCCCCGACAAGCCCGGCAAGGGCTCCTACTGGACCCTGCATCCCGACTCCGGCAACATGTTTGAAAACGGCTGCTACCTCCGCCGGCAAAAGCGCTTCAAGTGCGAGAAGCCGGCTAACAGCAAAGCCCCTCAGGAGGGCAGGAAAGATCAGGCTGGGGCCTCCAGTTCCAGCTCCAACTCCCCCCTGCACAGAGGCCATAATAAACCCTCGCAGCTGGACACCGCCACTTCACTCTCCAGCTCCAACCCGTCCACCAGCCCCCAGTCTATGGACCAGAGCGGATCGAGCACGGAGCTAAAGACCTCGGCCTCGGCCGCTTCCTCCACCATCAGCTCCGTCCCCGCCTTGGCCTCTGTCCCTCACCCCCCTCACTCCTTAGCCCACGAACCCCAGCTCCACCTCAAGGGAGATCCCCACTACTCCTTCAACCACCCCTTTTCCATCAACAACCTCATGTCCTCCTcggagcagcagcacaagctggACTTTAAAGCCTACGAGCAGGCGCTGCAATATTCCTCCTATGGGGCCAGCATCCCCGGCGGGCTGCCCCTGGGCAGTGCCTCCATGGCGGGCCGGAGCAGCATCGAGCCCTCGGCCCTAGAGCCCTCCTACTACCAAGGTGTGTATTCCAGACCTGTGCTAAACACCTCCTAG